A single window of Solea solea chromosome 9, fSolSol10.1, whole genome shotgun sequence DNA harbors:
- the aatf gene encoding protein AATF, whose amino-acid sequence MAASFSQQLEDLLNPLPKFVDPEDGDEDETTKARVVEKFNDEDEDDDDDEGGLGRSSLRKNNATLLSDTDRRYVGKTVSRKQLEEDEEDDDEGEEEEDEEEEGSIEELEEGEEEEEEEVDGDGIDVDDEAGLKGCDTTFPEGVDFHKLTEGMDDLGVSEDDDDDDDDDDDETEDSDEEEDGDEMVDEDGEEVVRTFSKEKVDEEVAKGRAVKNQLVLWDQLLEGRIKMQKALVTANQLPQPQMLPEFKKRGGAELAAPLKNAHKALKALQRTLLELQDELLCQNSDTRAVALGDTAATGEDEDIDSDEDKEEEETVKDVRPPKRKLEMTEYPDFMAKRFAAFQPYQNTTLQKWHDKTRLTTGKSSKGFGAFDRNILTQVEQVLMDKERLLRRTQTRRSEYRTLGKKVSLLETVPAEDGDAAQPQLKANTHLKELDEDIFDDDDFYHQLLRELIERKTSAADPNDQVAMGRQWLAIQKLRSKIKKKVDTKASKGRKVRFHVHSKLVNFMAPVDHSAMDDEARSELYRGLFGRNSAVRE is encoded by the coding sequence ATGGCGGCTTCCTTCTCTCAGCAGCTCGAGGATTTGTTGAATCCGCTGCCGAAGTTCGTGGATCCGGAGGACGGTGATGAAGACGAAACGACCAAAGCCAGAGTGGTGGAGAAGTtcaatgatgaagatgaagatgatgatgacgacgaagGTGGACTCGGTCGAAGTTCTCTGCGGAAGAACAACGCGACCCTGCTCTCTGACACAGACCGACGGTACGTGGGTAAAACTGTGTCCCGGAAACAgctggaggaggatgaggaagatgatgatgaaggtgaggaggaagaagatgaggaggaggagggtagcATTGAAGAGTTAGAagaaggtgaggaggaggaggaggaggaggtggatggTGATGGAATTGATGTAGATGATGAGGCTGGATTGAAAGGTTGTGACACCACCTTCCCTGAAGGTGTGGATTTCCATAAACTGACGGAAGGCATGGACGACCTGGGAGTgagtgaagatgatgatgatgatgatgacgatgatgatgatgagaccGAAGACAGcgatgaagaggaagatggtGATGAAATGGTAGATGAAGATGGTGAGGAAGTGGTGCGCACTTTCTCCAAAGAGAAGGTGGACGAGGAGGTGGCGAAGGGCAGAGCCGTGAAGAACCAGCTGGTTCTGTGGGACCAACTCCTCGAGGGACGAATCAAAATGCAGAAAGCTCTGGTAACGGCCAATCAACTTCCACAGCCGCAGATGCTCCCGGAGTTCAAGAAGAGGGGCGGGGCTGAGCTGGCAGCGCCGCTCAAGAATGCCCACAAAGCTTTGAAGGCCCTGCAGAGGACTTTGCTGGAGCTGCAGGATGAGCTGCTCTGTCAGAACTCAGACACCAGGGCAGTTGCGCTGGGGGACACGGCCGCCACGGGTGAAGATGAGGACATTGACAGTGATGAGgacaaggaagaggaggagacggtGAAGGACGTAAGACCACCAAAGCGGAAACTGGAGATGACCGAGTATCCGGACTTCATGGCCAAACGCTTTGCTGCCTTCCAGCCATACCAGAACACCACGCTGCAGAAGTGGCACGACAAAACCCGACTGACCACCGGGAAGAGCAGCAAAGGCTTCGGAGCGTTTGACCGGAACATTCTGACACAGGTGGAGCAGGTGCTGATGGACAAAGAGCGGCTGCTGCGGCGCACACAAACCCGACGCTCGGAATACCGGACCCTCGGGAAGAAGGTGTCCCTGCTCGAGACCGTCCCTGCTGAGGATGGGGACGCCGCACAACCGCAACTGAAGGCCAACACACACCTCAAAGAATTGGACGAGGACATATTTGACGATGACGACTTCTATCACCAGCTGCTGAGGGAACTCATCGAGCGCAAGACGAGCGCGGCCGATCCCAACGACCAGGTGGCCATGGGCCGGCAGTGGCTGGCCATCCAGAAGCTACGCAGCAAGATCAAGAAGAAGGTGGACACCAAGGCCAGCAAGGGACGCAAGGTCCGCTTCCACGTCCACAGCAAGCTGGTGAACTTCATGGCACCAGTCGACCACAGCGCCATGGACGACGAGGCACGCAGCGAACTGTATCGAGGACTCTTTGGTCGGAACTCTGCGGTCAGAGAGTGA
- the magoh gene encoding protein mago nashi homolog, producing MSTSDFYLRYYVGHKGKFGHEFLEFEFRPDGKLRYANNSNYKNDVMIRKEAYVHKSVMEELKRIIDDSEITKEDDALWPPPDRVGRQELEIVIGDEHISFTTSKIGSLIDVNQSKDPEGLRVFYYLVQDLKCLVFSLIGLHFKIKPI from the exons ATGTCAACCAGCGACTTCTACCTCAGATATTATGTTGGACACAAGGGCAAGTTCGGACACGAGTTCCTGGAGTTCGAATTCAGGCCCGACG gTAAACTGAGGTACGCCAACAACAGTAACTACAAGAATGACGTCATGATCAGGAAAGAG GCGTACGTTCACAAAAGTgtgatggaggagctgaagaggaTCATTGACGACAGTGAGATCACAAAGGAAGACGACGCGCTGTGGCCGCCTCCTGACAGAGTCGGCAGACAG GAACTGGAGATCGTCATCGGGGACGAACACATTTCATTCACAACTTCCAAAATCGGCTCCTTGATCGACGTGAACCAGTCAAA GGATCCTGAAGGTCTTCGTGTCTTCTACTACCTGGTCCAGGACCTGAAATGTCTGGTCTTCAGTCTCATCGGCCTTCACTTTAAGATCAAACCcatctaa